A single window of Nomascus leucogenys isolate Asia chromosome 18, Asia_NLE_v1, whole genome shotgun sequence DNA harbors:
- the CASP6 gene encoding caspase-6 isoform X2 — MSSASGLRRVHPAGGEENMTETDAFYKREMFDPAEKYKMDHRRRGIALIFNHERFFWHLTLPERRGTCADRDNLTRRFSDLGFEVKCFNDLKAEELLLKIHEVSTASHADADCFVCVFLSHGEGNHIYAYDAKIEIQTLTGLFKGDKCQSLVGKPKIFIIQACRGNQHDVPVIPLDVVDNQTDKLDTNITEVDAASVYTLPAGADFLMCYSVAEGYYSHRETVNGSWYIQDLCEMLGKYGSSLEFTELLTLVNRKVSRRRVDFCKDPSAIGKKQVPCFASMLTKKLHFFPKSN; from the exons ATGAGCTCGGCCTCGGGGCTGCGCAGGGTGCACCCAGCAG GTGGGGAAGAAAACATGACAGAAACAGATGCCTTCTATAAAAG AGAAATGTTTGATCCGGCAGAAAAGTACAAAATGGACCACAGGAGGAGAGGAATTGCTTTAATCTTCAATCATGAGAGGTTCTTTTGGCACTTAACACTGCCAGAAAGGCGGGGCACCTGCGCAGACAGAGACAATCTTACCCGCAG GTTTTCAGATCTAGGATTTGAAGTGAAATGCTTTAACGATCTTAAAGCAGAAGAACTACTGCTCAAAATTCATGAGG TGTCAACTGCTAGCCATGCAGATGCCGATTGCTTTGTGTGTGTCTTCCTGAGCCATGGTGAAGGCAATCACATTTATGCATATGATGCTAAAATCGAAATTCAGACATTAACTGGCTTGTTCAAAGGAGACAAGTGTCAGAGCCTGGTTGGAAAACCCAAGATATTTATCATTCAG GCATGTCGGGGAAACCAGCATGATGTGCCAGTCATTCCTTTGGATGTAGTGGATAATCAGACAGACAAGTTGGACACCAACATAACTGAGGTGGATGCAGCCTCCGTTTACACGCTGCCCGCTGGAGCTGACTTCCTCATGTGTTACTCTGTTGCAGAAG GATATTATTCTCACCGGGAAACTGTGAACGGCTCATGGTACATTCAAGATTTGTGTGAGATGTTGGGAAAATATGGCTCCTCCTTAGAGTTCACAGAACTCCTCACACTGGTGAACAGGAAAGTTTCTCGGCGCCGAGTGGACTTTTGCAAAGACCCAAGCGCAATTGGAAAGAAGCAGGTTCCATGTTTTGCCTCAATGCTAACTAAAAAGCTGCATTTCTTTCCAAAATCTAATTAA
- the CASP6 gene encoding caspase-6 isoform X3, translating to MTETDAFYKREMFDPAEKYKMDHRRRGIALIFNHERFFWHLTLPERRGTCADRDNLTRRFSDLGFEVKCFNDLKAEELLLKIHEVSTASHADADCFVCVFLSHGEGNHIYAYDAKIEIQTLTGLFKGDKCQSLVGKPKIFIIQACRGNQHDVPVIPLDVVDNQTDKLDTNITEVDAASVYTLPAGADFLMCYSVAEGYYSHRETVNGSWYIQDLCEMLGKYGSSLEFTELLTLVNRKVSRRRVDFCKDPSAIGKKQVPCFASMLTKKLHFFPKSN from the exons ATGACAGAAACAGATGCCTTCTATAAAAG AGAAATGTTTGATCCGGCAGAAAAGTACAAAATGGACCACAGGAGGAGAGGAATTGCTTTAATCTTCAATCATGAGAGGTTCTTTTGGCACTTAACACTGCCAGAAAGGCGGGGCACCTGCGCAGACAGAGACAATCTTACCCGCAG GTTTTCAGATCTAGGATTTGAAGTGAAATGCTTTAACGATCTTAAAGCAGAAGAACTACTGCTCAAAATTCATGAGG TGTCAACTGCTAGCCATGCAGATGCCGATTGCTTTGTGTGTGTCTTCCTGAGCCATGGTGAAGGCAATCACATTTATGCATATGATGCTAAAATCGAAATTCAGACATTAACTGGCTTGTTCAAAGGAGACAAGTGTCAGAGCCTGGTTGGAAAACCCAAGATATTTATCATTCAG GCATGTCGGGGAAACCAGCATGATGTGCCAGTCATTCCTTTGGATGTAGTGGATAATCAGACAGACAAGTTGGACACCAACATAACTGAGGTGGATGCAGCCTCCGTTTACACGCTGCCCGCTGGAGCTGACTTCCTCATGTGTTACTCTGTTGCAGAAG GATATTATTCTCACCGGGAAACTGTGAACGGCTCATGGTACATTCAAGATTTGTGTGAGATGTTGGGAAAATATGGCTCCTCCTTAGAGTTCACAGAACTCCTCACACTGGTGAACAGGAAAGTTTCTCGGCGCCGAGTGGACTTTTGCAAAGACCCAAGCGCAATTGGAAAGAAGCAGGTTCCATGTTTTGCCTCAATGCTAACTAAAAAGCTGCATTTCTTTCCAAAATCTAATTAA
- the CASP6 gene encoding caspase-6 isoform X1, producing MGVPTIFYCHKSKIINKNQLFLIGGEENMTETDAFYKREMFDPAEKYKMDHRRRGIALIFNHERFFWHLTLPERRGTCADRDNLTRRFSDLGFEVKCFNDLKAEELLLKIHEVSTASHADADCFVCVFLSHGEGNHIYAYDAKIEIQTLTGLFKGDKCQSLVGKPKIFIIQACRGNQHDVPVIPLDVVDNQTDKLDTNITEVDAASVYTLPAGADFLMCYSVAEGYYSHRETVNGSWYIQDLCEMLGKYGSSLEFTELLTLVNRKVSRRRVDFCKDPSAIGKKQVPCFASMLTKKLHFFPKSN from the exons ATGGGAGTTCCTACTATATTTTACTGCCATAAgtcaaaaataattaacaaaaatcaactttttttaatAGGTGGGGAAGAAAACATGACAGAAACAGATGCCTTCTATAAAAG AGAAATGTTTGATCCGGCAGAAAAGTACAAAATGGACCACAGGAGGAGAGGAATTGCTTTAATCTTCAATCATGAGAGGTTCTTTTGGCACTTAACACTGCCAGAAAGGCGGGGCACCTGCGCAGACAGAGACAATCTTACCCGCAG GTTTTCAGATCTAGGATTTGAAGTGAAATGCTTTAACGATCTTAAAGCAGAAGAACTACTGCTCAAAATTCATGAGG TGTCAACTGCTAGCCATGCAGATGCCGATTGCTTTGTGTGTGTCTTCCTGAGCCATGGTGAAGGCAATCACATTTATGCATATGATGCTAAAATCGAAATTCAGACATTAACTGGCTTGTTCAAAGGAGACAAGTGTCAGAGCCTGGTTGGAAAACCCAAGATATTTATCATTCAG GCATGTCGGGGAAACCAGCATGATGTGCCAGTCATTCCTTTGGATGTAGTGGATAATCAGACAGACAAGTTGGACACCAACATAACTGAGGTGGATGCAGCCTCCGTTTACACGCTGCCCGCTGGAGCTGACTTCCTCATGTGTTACTCTGTTGCAGAAG GATATTATTCTCACCGGGAAACTGTGAACGGCTCATGGTACATTCAAGATTTGTGTGAGATGTTGGGAAAATATGGCTCCTCCTTAGAGTTCACAGAACTCCTCACACTGGTGAACAGGAAAGTTTCTCGGCGCCGAGTGGACTTTTGCAAAGACCCAAGCGCAATTGGAAAGAAGCAGGTTCCATGTTTTGCCTCAATGCTAACTAAAAAGCTGCATTTCTTTCCAAAATCTAATTAA